One region of Myxocyprinus asiaticus isolate MX2 ecotype Aquarium Trade chromosome 38, UBuf_Myxa_2, whole genome shotgun sequence genomic DNA includes:
- the tsc1b gene encoding TSC complex subunit 1b isoform X3: MSREQLNVGDLLPLLETSDLHQLDEIKGLINEHLNTDRGSMLLNGLVDYFLETNSAQAVHILSSVREPHDKHLFDKMNECMAKAPCRLPTLTLLGHVVRKQPSWIHKIARYPLLLSLLKCLKTDTDVVVLITGVLVLITLLPMIPQAGKQHLYEFFDVFGRLASWNLRNPGHVPEVYLIHLHASVYSLFHRLYGMYPCNFVSYLRSHYSMKENMDTFEEVVKPMLEHVRIHPELVTGTKDHELDPSRWKRFEIHDIVIECAKVSLDPKEASCEEGYATMPEHFCSHLQQRPADCTASPYGDFNSSYGSSSSTHFSTPRQPVVPPLALPCFSGSQPPYRSPTGTCQQNSSCEFIATYGVKDSLWSPSSQCGMATPPPSRGMSPNLELSQIASHLPSRLYSTPAGGKGTSSSSTPAATSPPPSLSDEFTPVSLPRSTSSPPCKDGRPLDYIKPALVRQEPIRELEKIGPEMINHRDGRIDNMPMTLTELSVYMEQEQMRIEKEREDAAITEELLKLTEDKRDLAGLRGFDSPFLSTTETLTGAQEKLLPSSALVGSIRDPHNTISTPDKTDITPGDRGRVSKGMSQEHPWTFQPVFTPIEHPTHRHLHQSPSAPGDEALKYGLCSPSPCKPPPLPYEALFDMALPRVASMFVGRKTSEIVRFQRGDVGKEGEEEGVQGVMSASPLEVLDRLVQQGGDAHDKVLKRLPLPSKSADWTHFGGSAPLDELHTLRSQLLLLHNQLLYERYKREQHAVRNRRLLRRIINATALEEQNNAMKAQLNLQDVDVMSLKESLQVEQQRYRQLWDDRETVVTCLHSQIRQLQQAKDDYYTKNQELQSKLQECQKRIGEIEAELQMANNKVCHTGHLLNQLTAKLSSSESIQQQLSFLNKQLLLLGEAHKLCVQELQQAGPDTSKEVQMLQMSWGKETECLKQNLLFQNQKLDAAHQRVAELETQLSKKEHLIAEQKKFLEDVKAQAKGELQASESRYQAQRRITLALQTELLQLYSRLETEDSSATASATQAEGATEPHISAESRSVKTSTKEDSKSPQSPRGNGSTLSTGQPKTSPTVATSVNGNRGTPPPVLVEPPPHRPHSPLGPPGPLVPSDTPLTVGSYPSAKSFLGMRARELFRNKSESQCDEDEAAPPRLIGLSQGLKTELCVEPTAKGIPSAPGSSSVQSFTLITSAKEAQPDAHRANNRNAFSSRCPERPMQQPLRIMDYNEGHQEHS; encoded by the exons ACTACTGCTCTCTCTCCTCAAATGCCTCAAG acagacacagatgttGTGGTTTTGATAACAGGAGTCCTGGTTCTCATCACTTTGTTACCCATGATCCCTCAAGCTGGCAAGCAGCATCTCTATGAGTTCTTTGACGTATTTGGACGTCTGGCCTCCTGGAACCTGAGAAACCCAG GTCACGTACCAGAGGTTTATCTCATCCACCTCCATGCCAGTGTCTACTCACTCTTCCATCGGCTCTATGGGATGTACCCTTGCAACTTTGTGTCCTACCTGCGCTCCCACTACAGCATGAAGGAGAACATGGACACCTTCGAGGAGGTGGTCAAG CCAATGCTTGAGCATGTCAGAATACACCCTGAGTTAGTGACTGGAACCAAGGACCATGAGCTCGATCCCAGCAG GTGGAAAAGATTTGAGATTCACGACATTGTTATCGAGTGTGCCAAAGTCTCTCTGGACCCGAAGGAGGCATCCTGTGAAGAGGGCTATGCCACCATGCCTGAGCATTTCTGTTCCCATCTACAGCAACGTCCAGCTGATTGCACTGCCAGCCCTTACGGCGACTTCAACAGCAGCTATG GAAGTTCTTCCTCGACACATTTCTCTACCCCTCGTCAGCCTGTTGTCCCTCCCTTGGCCCTGCCCTGTTTCTCAGGGTCTCAGCCCCCCTATCGCAGCCCCACTGGAACCTGTCAGCAG aacTCCAGCTGTGAATTTATTGCCACATATGGTGTTAAGGATTCCCTCTGGAGCCCCTCCTCCCAATGTGGCATGGCCACACCCCCTCCCTCACGTGGGATGTCCCCGAACCTGGAACTGTCCCAGATTGCCTCTCACCTACCTAGTCGCCTCTACAGCACACCTG CAGGTGGTAAAGGCACCTCATCCTCCAGCACCCCCGCGGCCACCTCACCTCCTCCCAGTCTCTCGGATGAGTTTACCCCTGTGTCCCTGCCACGCAGCACTTCCAGCCCGCCATGCAAG GATGGTAGACCTTTAGACTACATCAAACCTGCCTTGGTCAGGCAGGAGCCAATCAGAGAGCTTGAGAAAATTGGGCCTGAAATGATCAATCACAGAG ATGGCAGAATTGACAACATGCCCATGACGCTGACCGAGCTCTCCGTCTACATGGAGCAAGAGCAAATGAGGATCGAGAAGGAGAGGGAGGATG CTGCCATCACAGAAGAGCTTTTAAAGCTGACTGAGGACAAGCGGGATTTAGCTGGTCTTCGTGGCTTTGACTCACCATTCCTCAGCACCACAGAGACCTTAACCGGAGCCCAGGAGAAACTCCTACCCTCTTCTGCTCTAGTCGGCTCGATTAGAGACCCTCACAATACCATCTCCACCCCTGACAAGACTGACATCACACCCGGGGACAGAGGCAGAGTCAGCAAAGGAATGTCCCAGGAGCATCCCTGGACTTTCCAACCAGTGTTCACACCCATTGAGCACCCAACACACAGACACCTCCATCAGAGCCCCTCTGCACCTGGGGACGAGGCCCTTAAATACGGGTTGTGTTCCCCTAGCCCATGCAAACCACCACCCCTACCGTACGAGGCTCTGTTTGACATGGCCCTGCCCCGGGTGGCATCCATGTTTGTGGGAAGGAAGACCTCAGAAATTGTGAGGTTCCAGAGAGGTGACGTGGGCAAGGAAGGGGAGGAAGAAGGTGTACAGGGGGTCATGTCTGCCTCCCCATTGGAGGTGCTGGATCGCCTCGTGCAGCAGGGCGGCGACGCCCATGATAAAGTATTGAAGAG ATTACCCCTGCCAAGCAAGTCAGCTGACTGGACACACTTTGGAG GTTCTGCTCCCCTGGATGAGCTGCACACACTGCGCAGTCAACTGCTTCTGCTACACAACCAGCTCCTGTACGAGCGCTATAAGCGAGAGCAGCATGCTGTCCGTAACCGTCGTCTGCTTCGCCGCATCATCAATGCCACTGCACTTGAGGAGCAGAATAACGCTATG AAGGCCCAGCTGAACCTGCAGGATGTGGATGTCATGTCTCTGAAAGAGAGCCTGCAGGTGGAGCAGCAGAGATACAGGCAGCTCTGGGATGACAGAGAGACAGTAGTTACATGCCTGCATAGCCAGATACGGCAACTACAGCAGGCCAAAGATGACTACTATACCAAAAACCAGGAGTTACAG AGTAAGTTACAAGAATGCCAGAAGCGAATAGGCGAGATAGAGGCGGAACTTCAGATGGCGAACAACAAGGTGTGCCACACAGGACACCTGCTGAACCAGCTCACTGCCAAG TTATCCTCGAGTGAAAGTATTCAGCAGCAGTTGAGTTTTCTCAATAAACAGCTATTGCTGTTGGGAGAAGCTCATAAACTGTGCGTTCAGGAGCTGCAGCAGGCCGGACCAGACACAAGCAAG GAGGTGCAGATGCTGCAGATGTCTTGGGGGAAGGAGACGGAATGTCTTAAGCAGAATTTGTTATTCCAGAACCAAAAGCTGGATGCTGCTCATCAGAGAGTGGCAGAACTGGAGACACAACTTTCCAAGAAAGAGCACCTGATTGCAGAACAAAAGAAGTTCCTAGAAGATGTCAAAGCCCAAGCCAA AGGGGAGCTGCAGGCCTCTGAGAGCAGGTATCAGGCCCAGCGGCGGATAACTCTGGCACTGCAGACTGAGCTGTTGCAACTGTACAGCAGACTGGAAACTGAAGACTCCTCTGCCACTGCTTCAGCCACACAAGCAGAGGGCGCCACTGAGCCCCACATTTCTGCAGAGTCTAG GTCAGTGAAAACATCCACCAAAGAGGACAGCAAGTCGCCTCAGTCTCCACGCGGCAATGGCAGCACTTTATCAACAGGGCAACCGAAGACCAGCCCCACCGTGGCCACCTCTGTTAACGGCAATCGAGGCACTCCCCCACCTGTCCTAGTGGAACCGCCCCCTCACCGTCCTCATTCCCCACTGGGACCACCAGGACCGCTTGTCCCCTCTGACACCCCCCTCACTGTAGGCTCTTACCCCAGTGCCAAGAGCTTTCTAGGCATGCGGGCACGAGAGCTGTTCCGCAACAAAAGTGAGAGCCAGTGCGATGAGGACGAAGCTGCTCCTCCACGTCTCATTGGCCTATCACAGGGCCTGAAGACTGAGCTCTGTGTGGAGCCGACAGCGAAGGGTATACCCAGTGCTCCCGGCTCCTCCTCTGTGCAGAGCTTCACGCTCATCACATCTGCTAAAGAAGCTCAGCCTGATGCTCATAGAGCCAATAACCGAAACGCATTCAGCTCAAGGTGCCCTGAGCGACCCATGCAGCAACCGTTAAGGATCATGGACTATAATGAAGGTCACCAGGAGCACAGCTAA
- the tsc1b gene encoding TSC complex subunit 1b isoform X1: MSREQLNVGDLLPLLETSDLHQLDEIKGLINEHLNTDRGSMLLNGLVDYFLETNSAQAVHILSSVREPHDKHLFDKMNECMAKAPCRLPTLTLLGHVVRKQPSWIHKIARYPLLLSLLKCLKTDTDVVVLITGVLVLITLLPMIPQAGKQHLYEFFDVFGRLASWNLRNPGHVPEVYLIHLHASVYSLFHRLYGMYPCNFVSYLRSHYSMKENMDTFEEVVKPMLEHVRIHPELVTGTKDHELDPSRWKRFEIHDIVIECAKVSLDPKEASCEEGYATMPEHFCSHLQQRPADCTASPYGDFNSSYGSSSSTHFSTPRQPVVPPLALPCFSGSQPPYRSPTGTCQQNSSCEFIATYGVKDSLWSPSSQCGMATPPPSRGMSPNLELSQIASHLPSRLYSTPAGGKGTSSSSTPAATSPPPSLSDEFTPVSLPRSTSSPPCKDGRPLDYIKPALVRQEPIRELEKIGPEMINHRDGRIDNMPMTLTELSVYMEQEQMRIEKEREDAAITEELLKLTEDKRDLAGLRGFDSPFLSTTETLTGAQEKLLPSSALVGSIRDPHNTISTPDKTDITPGDRGRVSKGMSQEHPWTFQPVFTPIEHPTHRHLHQSPSAPGDEALKYGLCSPSPCKPPPLPYEALFDMALPRVASMFVGRKTSEIVRFQRGDVGKEGEEEGVQGVMSASPLEVLDRLVQQGGDAHDKVLKRLPLPSKSADWTHFGGSAPLDELHTLRSQLLLLHNQLLYERYKREQHAVRNRRLLRRIINATALEEQNNAMKAQLNLQDVDVMSLKESLQVEQQRYRQLWDDRETVVTCLHSQIRQLQQAKDDYYTKNQELQSKLQECQKRIGEIEAELQMANNKVCHTGHLLNQLTAKLSSSESIQQQLSFLNKQLLLLGEAHKLCVQELQQAGPDTSKEVQMLQMSWGKETECLKQNLLFQNQKLDAAHQRVAELETQLSKKEHLIAEQKKFLEDVKAQAKGELQASESRYQAQRRITLALQTELLQLYSRLETEDSSATASATQAEGATEPHISAESSSYGCFWCHSVIVVDRSVKTSTKEDSKSPQSPRGNGSTLSTGQPKTSPTVATSVNGNRGTPPPVLVEPPPHRPHSPLGPPGPLVPSDTPLTVGSYPSAKSFLGMRARELFRNKSESQCDEDEAAPPRLIGLSQGLKTELCVEPTAKGIPSAPGSSSVQSFTLITSAKEAQPDAHRANNRNAFSSRCPERPMQQPLRIMDYNEGHQEHS; encoded by the exons ACTACTGCTCTCTCTCCTCAAATGCCTCAAG acagacacagatgttGTGGTTTTGATAACAGGAGTCCTGGTTCTCATCACTTTGTTACCCATGATCCCTCAAGCTGGCAAGCAGCATCTCTATGAGTTCTTTGACGTATTTGGACGTCTGGCCTCCTGGAACCTGAGAAACCCAG GTCACGTACCAGAGGTTTATCTCATCCACCTCCATGCCAGTGTCTACTCACTCTTCCATCGGCTCTATGGGATGTACCCTTGCAACTTTGTGTCCTACCTGCGCTCCCACTACAGCATGAAGGAGAACATGGACACCTTCGAGGAGGTGGTCAAG CCAATGCTTGAGCATGTCAGAATACACCCTGAGTTAGTGACTGGAACCAAGGACCATGAGCTCGATCCCAGCAG GTGGAAAAGATTTGAGATTCACGACATTGTTATCGAGTGTGCCAAAGTCTCTCTGGACCCGAAGGAGGCATCCTGTGAAGAGGGCTATGCCACCATGCCTGAGCATTTCTGTTCCCATCTACAGCAACGTCCAGCTGATTGCACTGCCAGCCCTTACGGCGACTTCAACAGCAGCTATG GAAGTTCTTCCTCGACACATTTCTCTACCCCTCGTCAGCCTGTTGTCCCTCCCTTGGCCCTGCCCTGTTTCTCAGGGTCTCAGCCCCCCTATCGCAGCCCCACTGGAACCTGTCAGCAG aacTCCAGCTGTGAATTTATTGCCACATATGGTGTTAAGGATTCCCTCTGGAGCCCCTCCTCCCAATGTGGCATGGCCACACCCCCTCCCTCACGTGGGATGTCCCCGAACCTGGAACTGTCCCAGATTGCCTCTCACCTACCTAGTCGCCTCTACAGCACACCTG CAGGTGGTAAAGGCACCTCATCCTCCAGCACCCCCGCGGCCACCTCACCTCCTCCCAGTCTCTCGGATGAGTTTACCCCTGTGTCCCTGCCACGCAGCACTTCCAGCCCGCCATGCAAG GATGGTAGACCTTTAGACTACATCAAACCTGCCTTGGTCAGGCAGGAGCCAATCAGAGAGCTTGAGAAAATTGGGCCTGAAATGATCAATCACAGAG ATGGCAGAATTGACAACATGCCCATGACGCTGACCGAGCTCTCCGTCTACATGGAGCAAGAGCAAATGAGGATCGAGAAGGAGAGGGAGGATG CTGCCATCACAGAAGAGCTTTTAAAGCTGACTGAGGACAAGCGGGATTTAGCTGGTCTTCGTGGCTTTGACTCACCATTCCTCAGCACCACAGAGACCTTAACCGGAGCCCAGGAGAAACTCCTACCCTCTTCTGCTCTAGTCGGCTCGATTAGAGACCCTCACAATACCATCTCCACCCCTGACAAGACTGACATCACACCCGGGGACAGAGGCAGAGTCAGCAAAGGAATGTCCCAGGAGCATCCCTGGACTTTCCAACCAGTGTTCACACCCATTGAGCACCCAACACACAGACACCTCCATCAGAGCCCCTCTGCACCTGGGGACGAGGCCCTTAAATACGGGTTGTGTTCCCCTAGCCCATGCAAACCACCACCCCTACCGTACGAGGCTCTGTTTGACATGGCCCTGCCCCGGGTGGCATCCATGTTTGTGGGAAGGAAGACCTCAGAAATTGTGAGGTTCCAGAGAGGTGACGTGGGCAAGGAAGGGGAGGAAGAAGGTGTACAGGGGGTCATGTCTGCCTCCCCATTGGAGGTGCTGGATCGCCTCGTGCAGCAGGGCGGCGACGCCCATGATAAAGTATTGAAGAG ATTACCCCTGCCAAGCAAGTCAGCTGACTGGACACACTTTGGAG GTTCTGCTCCCCTGGATGAGCTGCACACACTGCGCAGTCAACTGCTTCTGCTACACAACCAGCTCCTGTACGAGCGCTATAAGCGAGAGCAGCATGCTGTCCGTAACCGTCGTCTGCTTCGCCGCATCATCAATGCCACTGCACTTGAGGAGCAGAATAACGCTATG AAGGCCCAGCTGAACCTGCAGGATGTGGATGTCATGTCTCTGAAAGAGAGCCTGCAGGTGGAGCAGCAGAGATACAGGCAGCTCTGGGATGACAGAGAGACAGTAGTTACATGCCTGCATAGCCAGATACGGCAACTACAGCAGGCCAAAGATGACTACTATACCAAAAACCAGGAGTTACAG AGTAAGTTACAAGAATGCCAGAAGCGAATAGGCGAGATAGAGGCGGAACTTCAGATGGCGAACAACAAGGTGTGCCACACAGGACACCTGCTGAACCAGCTCACTGCCAAG TTATCCTCGAGTGAAAGTATTCAGCAGCAGTTGAGTTTTCTCAATAAACAGCTATTGCTGTTGGGAGAAGCTCATAAACTGTGCGTTCAGGAGCTGCAGCAGGCCGGACCAGACACAAGCAAG GAGGTGCAGATGCTGCAGATGTCTTGGGGGAAGGAGACGGAATGTCTTAAGCAGAATTTGTTATTCCAGAACCAAAAGCTGGATGCTGCTCATCAGAGAGTGGCAGAACTGGAGACACAACTTTCCAAGAAAGAGCACCTGATTGCAGAACAAAAGAAGTTCCTAGAAGATGTCAAAGCCCAAGCCAA AGGGGAGCTGCAGGCCTCTGAGAGCAGGTATCAGGCCCAGCGGCGGATAACTCTGGCACTGCAGACTGAGCTGTTGCAACTGTACAGCAGACTGGAAACTGAAGACTCCTCTGCCACTGCTTCAGCCACACAAGCAGAGGGCGCCACTGAGCCCCACATTTCTGCAGAGTCTAG TTCTTACGGTTGTTTCTGGTGTCACAGTGTCATTGTGGTGGACAGGTCAGTGAAAACATCCACCAAAGAGGACAGCAAGTCGCCTCAGTCTCCACGCGGCAATGGCAGCACTTTATCAACAGGGCAACCGAAGACCAGCCCCACCGTGGCCACCTCTGTTAACGGCAATCGAGGCACTCCCCCACCTGTCCTAGTGGAACCGCCCCCTCACCGTCCTCATTCCCCACTGGGACCACCAGGACCGCTTGTCCCCTCTGACACCCCCCTCACTGTAGGCTCTTACCCCAGTGCCAAGAGCTTTCTAGGCATGCGGGCACGAGAGCTGTTCCGCAACAAAAGTGAGAGCCAGTGCGATGAGGACGAAGCTGCTCCTCCACGTCTCATTGGCCTATCACAGGGCCTGAAGACTGAGCTCTGTGTGGAGCCGACAGCGAAGGGTATACCCAGTGCTCCCGGCTCCTCCTCTGTGCAGAGCTTCACGCTCATCACATCTGCTAAAGAAGCTCAGCCTGATGCTCATAGAGCCAATAACCGAAACGCATTCAGCTCAAGGTGCCCTGAGCGACCCATGCAGCAACCGTTAAGGATCATGGACTATAATGAAGGTCACCAGGAGCACAGCTAA
- the tsc1b gene encoding TSC complex subunit 1b isoform X2 → MSREQLNVGDLLPLLETSDLHQLDEIKGLINEHLNTDRGSMLLNGLVDYFLETNSAQAVHILSSVREPHDKHLFDKMNECMAKAPCRLPTLTLLGHVVRKQPSWIHKIARYPLLLSLLKCLKTDTDVVVLITGVLVLITLLPMIPQAGKQHLYEFFDVFGRLASWNLRNPGHVPEVYLIHLHASVYSLFHRLYGMYPCNFVSYLRSHYSMKENMDTFEEVVKPMLEHVRIHPELVTGTKDHELDPSRWKRFEIHDIVIECAKVSLDPKEASCEEGYATMPEHFCSHLQQRPADCTASPYGDFNSSYGSSSSTHFSTPRQPVVPPLALPCFSGSQPPYRSPTGTCQQNSSCEFIATYGVKDSLWSPSSQCGMATPPPSRGMSPNLELSQIASHLPSRLYSTPAGGKGTSSSSTPAATSPPPSLSDEFTPVSLPRSTSSPPCKDGRPLDYIKPALVRQEPIRELEKIGPEMINHRDGRIDNMPMTLTELSVYMEQEQMRIEKEREDAAITEELLKLTEDKRDLAGLRGFDSPFLSTTETLTGAQEKLLPSSALVGSIRDPHNTISTPDKTDITPGDRGRVSKGMSQEHPWTFQPVFTPIEHPTHRHLHQSPSAPGDEALKYGLCSPSPCKPPPLPYEALFDMALPRVASMFVGRKTSEIVRFQRGDVGKEGEEEGVQGVMSASPLEVLDRLVQQGGDAHDKVLKRLPLPSKSADWTHFGGSAPLDELHTLRSQLLLLHNQLLYERYKREQHAVRNRRLLRRIINATALEEQNNAMKAQLNLQDVDVMSLKESLQVEQQRYRQLWDDRETVVTCLHSQIRQLQQAKDDYYTKNQELQSKLQECQKRIGEIEAELQMANNKVCHTGHLLNQLTAKLSSSESIQQQLSFLNKQLLLLGEAHKLCVQELQQAGPDTSKEVQMLQMSWGKETECLKQNLLFQNQKLDAAHQRVAELETQLSKKEHLIAEQKKFLEDVKAQAKGELQASESRYQAQRRITLALQTELLQLYSRLETEDSSATASATQAEGATEPHISAESSVIVVDRSVKTSTKEDSKSPQSPRGNGSTLSTGQPKTSPTVATSVNGNRGTPPPVLVEPPPHRPHSPLGPPGPLVPSDTPLTVGSYPSAKSFLGMRARELFRNKSESQCDEDEAAPPRLIGLSQGLKTELCVEPTAKGIPSAPGSSSVQSFTLITSAKEAQPDAHRANNRNAFSSRCPERPMQQPLRIMDYNEGHQEHS, encoded by the exons ACTACTGCTCTCTCTCCTCAAATGCCTCAAG acagacacagatgttGTGGTTTTGATAACAGGAGTCCTGGTTCTCATCACTTTGTTACCCATGATCCCTCAAGCTGGCAAGCAGCATCTCTATGAGTTCTTTGACGTATTTGGACGTCTGGCCTCCTGGAACCTGAGAAACCCAG GTCACGTACCAGAGGTTTATCTCATCCACCTCCATGCCAGTGTCTACTCACTCTTCCATCGGCTCTATGGGATGTACCCTTGCAACTTTGTGTCCTACCTGCGCTCCCACTACAGCATGAAGGAGAACATGGACACCTTCGAGGAGGTGGTCAAG CCAATGCTTGAGCATGTCAGAATACACCCTGAGTTAGTGACTGGAACCAAGGACCATGAGCTCGATCCCAGCAG GTGGAAAAGATTTGAGATTCACGACATTGTTATCGAGTGTGCCAAAGTCTCTCTGGACCCGAAGGAGGCATCCTGTGAAGAGGGCTATGCCACCATGCCTGAGCATTTCTGTTCCCATCTACAGCAACGTCCAGCTGATTGCACTGCCAGCCCTTACGGCGACTTCAACAGCAGCTATG GAAGTTCTTCCTCGACACATTTCTCTACCCCTCGTCAGCCTGTTGTCCCTCCCTTGGCCCTGCCCTGTTTCTCAGGGTCTCAGCCCCCCTATCGCAGCCCCACTGGAACCTGTCAGCAG aacTCCAGCTGTGAATTTATTGCCACATATGGTGTTAAGGATTCCCTCTGGAGCCCCTCCTCCCAATGTGGCATGGCCACACCCCCTCCCTCACGTGGGATGTCCCCGAACCTGGAACTGTCCCAGATTGCCTCTCACCTACCTAGTCGCCTCTACAGCACACCTG CAGGTGGTAAAGGCACCTCATCCTCCAGCACCCCCGCGGCCACCTCACCTCCTCCCAGTCTCTCGGATGAGTTTACCCCTGTGTCCCTGCCACGCAGCACTTCCAGCCCGCCATGCAAG GATGGTAGACCTTTAGACTACATCAAACCTGCCTTGGTCAGGCAGGAGCCAATCAGAGAGCTTGAGAAAATTGGGCCTGAAATGATCAATCACAGAG ATGGCAGAATTGACAACATGCCCATGACGCTGACCGAGCTCTCCGTCTACATGGAGCAAGAGCAAATGAGGATCGAGAAGGAGAGGGAGGATG CTGCCATCACAGAAGAGCTTTTAAAGCTGACTGAGGACAAGCGGGATTTAGCTGGTCTTCGTGGCTTTGACTCACCATTCCTCAGCACCACAGAGACCTTAACCGGAGCCCAGGAGAAACTCCTACCCTCTTCTGCTCTAGTCGGCTCGATTAGAGACCCTCACAATACCATCTCCACCCCTGACAAGACTGACATCACACCCGGGGACAGAGGCAGAGTCAGCAAAGGAATGTCCCAGGAGCATCCCTGGACTTTCCAACCAGTGTTCACACCCATTGAGCACCCAACACACAGACACCTCCATCAGAGCCCCTCTGCACCTGGGGACGAGGCCCTTAAATACGGGTTGTGTTCCCCTAGCCCATGCAAACCACCACCCCTACCGTACGAGGCTCTGTTTGACATGGCCCTGCCCCGGGTGGCATCCATGTTTGTGGGAAGGAAGACCTCAGAAATTGTGAGGTTCCAGAGAGGTGACGTGGGCAAGGAAGGGGAGGAAGAAGGTGTACAGGGGGTCATGTCTGCCTCCCCATTGGAGGTGCTGGATCGCCTCGTGCAGCAGGGCGGCGACGCCCATGATAAAGTATTGAAGAG ATTACCCCTGCCAAGCAAGTCAGCTGACTGGACACACTTTGGAG GTTCTGCTCCCCTGGATGAGCTGCACACACTGCGCAGTCAACTGCTTCTGCTACACAACCAGCTCCTGTACGAGCGCTATAAGCGAGAGCAGCATGCTGTCCGTAACCGTCGTCTGCTTCGCCGCATCATCAATGCCACTGCACTTGAGGAGCAGAATAACGCTATG AAGGCCCAGCTGAACCTGCAGGATGTGGATGTCATGTCTCTGAAAGAGAGCCTGCAGGTGGAGCAGCAGAGATACAGGCAGCTCTGGGATGACAGAGAGACAGTAGTTACATGCCTGCATAGCCAGATACGGCAACTACAGCAGGCCAAAGATGACTACTATACCAAAAACCAGGAGTTACAG AGTAAGTTACAAGAATGCCAGAAGCGAATAGGCGAGATAGAGGCGGAACTTCAGATGGCGAACAACAAGGTGTGCCACACAGGACACCTGCTGAACCAGCTCACTGCCAAG TTATCCTCGAGTGAAAGTATTCAGCAGCAGTTGAGTTTTCTCAATAAACAGCTATTGCTGTTGGGAGAAGCTCATAAACTGTGCGTTCAGGAGCTGCAGCAGGCCGGACCAGACACAAGCAAG GAGGTGCAGATGCTGCAGATGTCTTGGGGGAAGGAGACGGAATGTCTTAAGCAGAATTTGTTATTCCAGAACCAAAAGCTGGATGCTGCTCATCAGAGAGTGGCAGAACTGGAGACACAACTTTCCAAGAAAGAGCACCTGATTGCAGAACAAAAGAAGTTCCTAGAAGATGTCAAAGCCCAAGCCAA AGGGGAGCTGCAGGCCTCTGAGAGCAGGTATCAGGCCCAGCGGCGGATAACTCTGGCACTGCAGACTGAGCTGTTGCAACTGTACAGCAGACTGGAAACTGAAGACTCCTCTGCCACTGCTTCAGCCACACAAGCAGAGGGCGCCACTGAGCCCCACATTTCTGCAGAGTCTAG TGTCATTGTGGTGGACAGGTCAGTGAAAACATCCACCAAAGAGGACAGCAAGTCGCCTCAGTCTCCACGCGGCAATGGCAGCACTTTATCAACAGGGCAACCGAAGACCAGCCCCACCGTGGCCACCTCTGTTAACGGCAATCGAGGCACTCCCCCACCTGTCCTAGTGGAACCGCCCCCTCACCGTCCTCATTCCCCACTGGGACCACCAGGACCGCTTGTCCCCTCTGACACCCCCCTCACTGTAGGCTCTTACCCCAGTGCCAAGAGCTTTCTAGGCATGCGGGCACGAGAGCTGTTCCGCAACAAAAGTGAGAGCCAGTGCGATGAGGACGAAGCTGCTCCTCCACGTCTCATTGGCCTATCACAGGGCCTGAAGACTGAGCTCTGTGTGGAGCCGACAGCGAAGGGTATACCCAGTGCTCCCGGCTCCTCCTCTGTGCAGAGCTTCACGCTCATCACATCTGCTAAAGAAGCTCAGCCTGATGCTCATAGAGCCAATAACCGAAACGCATTCAGCTCAAGGTGCCCTGAGCGACCCATGCAGCAACCGTTAAGGATCATGGACTATAATGAAGGTCACCAGGAGCACAGCTAA